CATCGGTGCCAATGCATCCGAGCTGATTTCCGAAGCCGTCGTGGCGATGGAGTTCGGTGGTGCTTCCGAAGACCTGGCTCGCATCTGTCACGCTCACCCGACGCTGTCGGAAGCGGTGCACGAAGCAGCCCTGGCTTGCGACAAGCGTCCGCTGCATTTCTGACCCAGCCTGGGTAGAGACCTCAAGAGCCCTTTCCGGGCTCTTTTTTTTTGATGACAATATCTGCATACTCGGTTTTCGTGCCGTTCAAGACCCTGTGGAGTATTCATGCAATGTAACGACGACAGTATTGCTTTCCTCGATGATGATGAAGATGTGCAAGCGGCTGGCAGTACCTTGGGGGTCTGGCGGCTACTGATCGTTGATGATGATGAAGATGTCCACCAGGCCACCGAATTCGCTTTGCGCGATGTGGAAATTCTCGGCCGCCGCCTTGAGTTCTTGCACGCCCGGAGCAGCAATGAGGCCATCAGCGTCCTGCGCCAGACCGAGCGGGTTGCGGTGGTCTTGCTTGATGTGGTGATGGAGTCCGAAGATGCCGGCCTGAAAGCCATCGGGCGTATCCGGAATGAACTGGGCCTGCTCAATTTGCGGATCATTCTGCGGACCGGACAGCCGGGCTATGCGCCGGAGCTTGAGGCGATCAGTTCATACGACATCAACGATTACAAGACCAAGTCGGAATTGACCCGCAACAAGCTGTTCACCGCAGTAACGGCGGCAGTTCGCTCCTACGACCAGATTGAACGCCTGGATGCCAGCCGGCGTGGCCTGGAACTGATTATCGATGGGGCCAATCGCTTTATTGCCGAGCAGGGTTTGCAGGCTTTTGCGGCCGGTGTCATAACCCAGATTGCCGCCTTGCTGGGCGTTCCTCCCGAGGGCGTGATGTGCGTCTGCGCTGCGCCTGGTGCGGACAGTCAAACCCCGATCGGTCAGAAGTGCACGGTTCTGGCTGCGGCCGGACGTTATCAGGAATATATCAATCAGCATGTTGCTGCACTTGAAAATCACGAGCTTTGCGACATTCTGGACACCTGCCTCAGCGAGCAGTGCCACCATGCCACGGAGCGCGGCCTGGCCTTGTATTTCCCCGGGCGGCAAGGGCGGAATTTTGCTGCTTATGTCGAGTCCGGGCAGAGCATTCATGAGCCGGATCGGCATTTGCTCGAAGTGTTTTGCGCCAACATCGCCATTTGCGGCGATAACGTCGATCTGGTCGAGCGCTTACGCCAAACTGCCTATGTCGATGGATTGACCTCGCTGCCCAACCGTGCCGCACAAATCGAGGCACTTGATGCCGGTGGGCTGCAGGGCGCCGTGTTGGCACTGATCGATATCGACCAGTTTTCTGAAACGATCGATGCCTTCGGCTACCGTTTCGGCGACTTGCAGTTGCAGGCGATCGGCCGACGCTTGCGTGCGGCAATGCCGCCGGATGTCTATTTGGCCCGGGTGGGGGGCGATGTCTTCAGCCTGTGCGGCGGTCAAGACGTCGTTAATCCACCGTTGCTGCGTGAAATTCTCGCCGATACTTTCGATAGTGAGCTTGGGCCGCAATCGATTTCCTTCTCGCTGGGCTTCGTACATGTTGCCGACGCCGGCGTCAGTGGTGCCGATCTCTTGCGCAATGCCGCCATCGCGCTCAAGCGAGCCAAGGTCGATGGACCGGGCAACGAGGCCTATTACACGGCCGAAGTGGCAATCCAGACACGCGAGCGCGTCCGCCTGCTGCAAAATTTGCGGCAGGCTTTTGATAGCCGCCGTCTTTTCGTTGTTTACCAGCCCCAACTCGGTTTACCGGAGGGCAAAATCATCGGCGTCGAAGCCTTGTTGCGCTGGCGTAATGATGAAGGGCAGTTTGTCCCCCCGGATCAGTTCATTCCGGTGGCAGAGCATTCTGGTCTGATTATCGGTGTTGGCGCCTGGGTCTTGCGTACCGCCTTGCAGGCACAGCAAAAGTTTCTTGCCCAGGGATTCAGGCTGCGCATGGCCGTTAATGTTTCGGCCATCCAGTTTCGTCACCCGGGCTTCCTGGGCATGCTCGAAGAGGCGATTGCCGAGTCGGGTATCGAGCCATCGGCGCTGGAACTCGAAATTACCGAGTCGGTTGCGATGTACGGCTGGGGGCAAGTGCAGGAGCGCTTGCAGGCGATCAAGGATATGGGAGTTTCGGTGGCGATCGATGATTTCGGTACGGGCTTCTCGTCGCTCAGTTACCTGGATCGCCTGCCGGCCGACTGTCTCAAAATCGACCGCAGCTTCATTTCTTCTCTCGATGCTTCAGAGTCCGGTGCGCGAATTGCCGAAATGGTCATTCAATTGGGCAAGCGCCTTGGCATGCGCGTGCTGGCCGAAGGGGTTGAGCAGGTCGAGCAATTGAACACGCTGATTGATCTCGGTTGCGACGAAGCCCAAGGCTGGTATTACGCCAAGGGCATGCCAGAGGATGAATTGCTTGACTGGTTGAGCCAGCAGTCACGTTGAAGGTTTCCGTGTTTAACGCTGTTCGTAAGATAATCGAAGCTTCGACCCGCCGCTGGCGGGGCGCTGACAGAGAAAAATTGATTTCATGCCGCATAAAAAATTAAATGTTTCGGCTCAGGGCATGATCGATGCCTACGAAGCCTTGCTCGACATGCGGGGTTATGTTGCAGACGCTGCCCAGATGGCTGCTGCAACTGCCTTGCAGAATCTTTACGGAAATCTGCTTTCTTTCAAGGTCGACCGCAGCAGTACGTTCAAGCGTTTGCTGTCCCCCCCAAAGCCACCCAAAGGGGTCTATTTCTGGGGCGGCGTCGGGCGCGGCAAGAGTTTCCTGATGGATTGCTTTTATGAATCCGTGCCATATCGCCGCAAGAAGCGGATTCACTTCCATGCCTTTATGCAGCAGATTCATCGCGACCTGGAACAATACAAGGGCGAGGTTGATCCCGTCGTCAAGGTGGCCGAGCAAATATCGCGCGAGGCCCGTCTGCTTTGCTTCGACGAGTTTCATGTTTCCGATATCGCCGATGCGATGATCCTGGGGCGCTTGATGGAAGGTTTGTTCCGGCATGGCGTGATTGTCGTCATGACCTCGAACTATCCGCCGGACATGCTTTACCCGAACGGTTTGCACCGTGAAAGCTTCTTGCCGACCATCGCCTTGCTCAACAAACATCTCGATGTCTTCGAGGTCGAAGCCGGCATTGATTACCGCTTGCGGGCGCTGGAACAAGTCGAGATTTATCATCACCCGGCTGATCAGGCCGCAGAAGCCAAGATGCTCGATTATTTCCGCATGGTGGCCGGTGAAGAGGGCAAGAAAGGCGGTACCGTTGAAATTCTCGGCCGCCAGGTCGAAACCCTGCGCCGCGGACATGGCGTCATCTGGTTCGATTTTCGGACATTGTGCGGCGGGCCGCGCTCGCAGAATGACTATCTCGAAATTGCCCGGGGTTACCACACCGTGCTGCTTTCGCACATTCCGAAAATGACCCAGCACCAGGCTTCCGAAGCCCGGCGCTTTACCTGGCTGGTGGACGTTTTTTACGATCACAAGGTCAAGCTCATCGCGACCGCCGACTGTGCGCCTGAATTGCTGTACACCGAAGGGACGCAAGCCAGCGAGTTCGCCCGGACAGTCAGCCGCCTGACCGAGATGCACTCCCGCGAGTACCTGGCTTTGCCGCACATTACGTCTGCCTGAGGATGGCTCGATGAAATCCATGCTGAAAATGCTGTCGACCGCGCTACTCCCTCTGGTCTTTGCCTTGTGGACCGGACTGGTTGCGGCACAACAGGTGGAAATCATCGAACTGCGTCATAAAACGCTCGACCAGGTGTTGCCGGCCTTGCTGCCGCTGGTGGAGCCGGGCGGAACGCTGAATGGCATGAACAACCAGCTTTTCCTGCGTGCTTCGCCGCGCAACCGGGCGGATATCAAGCGTGTGCTGGCGGCAATCGATACACCGACGCGGCGTTTGATCATCCGGATCAGCCTGAATCGGGAAAGCGAAGGCAAGTCGCGGGGGGGCGAAGCCAGCGGCCAGATCGTGCTTGGCAGTACGCGGCGCAGCCAGGCCGATGCCCGCGTCTGGGACACACGCAGTCTGCGCGATGAAAAAGCCGGTCAGATGGTGCAGACGGTGGAGGGCAGCCCGGCATTCATTCAAGTGGGCCAGTCCCTCGCCATTCCGATGCGTCAGATGGTGGTCGGGCCGGGCGGGGCGATGGTGACAGACAGTGTCGTCTATCAGGATGTCAGCCGTGGTTTCTACGCGGTGCCGCGGCTCAATGGCGAGCGCGTCACGCTGGAACTGAGCCAGCAATCGGACAGTGTGGCGGCGCAAGGTCGGGGTAATATCAACACCCAGCGCCTGTCGACCACGCTTTCCGGACGACTCGGCGAATGGATTGAAGTGGGCGGCACAGGTCGCCAGGCAAGTGGTTATCAGAGCGGAACGCTGAGTCTTTCAACGAGTGATGTCCGCGAAAATCGCTCAATCTGGTTGATGGTAGAGGAAGTTGAATGAGCGAATTGAAACGACATATCGGGCAGCAGGTTGCGTTGGCTACGGCGGGGTTCTGCGCTGCTTTGGCCTTACCGGCTTTTGGCTTGTTCATCTGGCTGTGGTGGGAGCGTGGCCTGGCTGATACCTGGGTGCCCAGTGCATTGGCCACGGTTGGTTTTCTCGGCGCTTGCGCTGTCGTGCTATACGTTATCAGCCGGCCGCAGCCGCCCCTGCCCGAAGAAGATGTTGCGGTCGACGGCTGAGCAGGAAGAAAATCGATTCGTGGCCCCGGCAACCCGCAAGGATGTCGGGCGATGAATCGACATAGTTGAAGTGGCGTTGTACTGACCGAGAGGCGTGCCCCATGAGTGATGTGACGGATTCCCCGCTGCTTCAGAAGGCCAGAGCCTTCGAGTATGCCAATGAGGCATTGTTCATCACCGATGCCGCCAACAGTATCATCGCGGTCAACCGGGCTTTTACGCGCATGACCGGCTATGCACCGCACGATGTGATTGGTCAGAATCCGCGAGTACTGGCTTCCGGCCAAACTTCGCCGGATGTCTATTACGACATGTGGCTGGCCCTTGAAAAAAACGATTTCTGGCAAGGCGAGGTCTGGGATCGGCGGCGTGACGGTTCAACTTACCCGAAACATCTGACCATCTCGGTGGTTCGCAATGCGGCCCATGAAGTTGAAAATTATGTTGCCAGTTTTTCGGATATTACCGAGCGCAAGCAGGCCGCCGACCGGATGTTTCATCTGGCTCACCACGATGGATTGACTGGCTTGCTCAATCGCACCGCCCTTGAAGTCCAGCTGCAAAATGCCCTGGTCTACGCGCAGCGGGAGAAGCATCAGGTTGGCGTACTGCTGATCGATCTGGATAATTTCAAGCAGGTGAACGACACGCTGGGCCACCATGTTGGCGATCATCTGCTGCTCCAGGTTGGCCGGCGTCTCAAGGATTGTGTGCGGGCGAATGACCCGGTGGCCCGTCTCGGTGGTGATGAGTTCATCGTGGTGCTGCAGGATATTGAAAGCGCCATGTCGGTCGGAGCGATTGCCAGCAAGATCCAGCGCAGCCTGGCCGATGCTTATCAGGTCGATGAATACACGCTCTATGCGACGCCGAGCATAGGCGTCAGTCTTTATCCGATCGATGGCAGCGATCCGGATGTGCTGATCAAGAACGCCGATTCGGCGATGTATCACGCCAAGGCGCAGGGGCGGAACAATTTCAAGTTCTTCGCCGCCAGCATGAACGCTGCTGCACATGAGCGGCTCAAGCTGGAAAATGCCCTGCGCAGCGCACTGGAAGGCATCAACAGCAATCAGGATTCGCAATTCGAGCTTTATTTCCAACCGCAAATACATATTTCCAGCGGAAAGATTACCGGCCTGGAGGCGCTGGCCCGTTGGTCGCACCCCGAATTAGGCCCCATTCCGCCGACACGCTTCATCCAGATCGCCGAAGAAACCGGTCTGATCCAACCGCTCGGCGACTGGGTTTTCTGGGAGGCCTGCCGCCGTCTCAAGGAATTCAAGGAAGCTGGCGTGACCAACATGCGTGTCGCGGTCAACCTGTCGACACAGCAACTTCGCCACGACAATCTGCCGGTCGTCGTGCGTGGGGCGCTGGCTTGCTACGACCTTCTGCCGGAAGAGCTGGAGCTCGAAATTACCGAAAGCACGGCGATGCAGAATCCGGCGGCAACGATTGCGATTCTCGAACAACTCAAGGACATGGGCATCGTTCTTGCGGTCGACGACTTCGGGACAGGATATTCGTCGCTCTCTTATCTCAAGCATTTGCCGATTCATCGCCTCAAGCTGGACCGGACGTTCGTCAAGGACATCGATACCAGCCGGGAGGATGCCGCGATCTGTTCTGCGACCATCGTCCTGGCCCACAGCCTGGGGCTTGATCTGGTCGCCGAAGGCGTAGAAACCACCGCCCAGCGCGATTACCTGCAAAATCTCGGTTGCGACCTGTTTCAGGGCTTCTTGTACAGCAAGCCACTGCCGGCCGATCAACTGCTTCCCTTCATCCGTGAGTGGAATGCACGGATCGAAGGAATGCAGGCATAAGCCGTTTTTACGGCCAGAAAAAACCCGGCGCAAGGCCGGGTTTTTGATCGGGACAAGGTGTAATCAGGCGGCGTTCAGCGCCTGATCCAGATCGGCGATCAAGTCGTCGATATGCTCGATGCCGACAGACAAACGGATCATGTCTTCAGAGACACCGGCCTTGGCCATTTCAGCCGGCGAGAGCTGGCGGTGAGTGGTCGATGCCGGATGGCAGGCCAGCGTCTTGCAATCACCGATATTGACCAGGCGGGTGACCAGTTTCAGCGCATCCTGGAACTTGCCGCCACCTTCGATACCACTGCAGTTGGTGCCCTTGACGCCGAAGTTGAGAATGCCGGAAGCGCGACCGCCCATGTACTTCTGGACCAGCGCATGGTCCTTGTGGTCGGGCAGGCCGGCATAGTTGACCCAGCTGACCTTCGGGTGGCTCTTCAGGAAATTGGCGATTTTCAGCGAATTTTCGCAGATCCGGTCCATGCGCAGTGCCAGGGTTTCGATGCCTTGCAGGATCAGGAAAGCATTGAACGGGGCGATGGCAGCGCCCATGTTGCGCAGCGGCACGACGCGGGCGCGGCCGATGTAGGCTGCGGCGCCGAGGGCTTCGGTATAGACCACCCCGTGATAGGAAACGTCCGGCTCGTTGAGGCGCTTGAACTTTGTCTTGTGCTCGGCCCACGGGAACTTGCCGCTATCGACGATGATGCCACCGAGGCTGTTGCCGTGGCCGCCGAGGTACTTGGTCAGCGCGTGCACGACGATGTCGGCACCGTGCTCGAAGGGGCGGCACAGGTAGGGCGACGGTACGGTGTTGTCGACGATGACCGGCACGCCGTGCTTATGGGCGATTTCAGCCAGCTTTTCGAAGTCGGTGACATTGCCCAGCGGGTTGCCGACCGATTCGCAAAAAACGGCCTTGGTCTTGCTGTCGATCAGTTTTTCAAAGGCGGCCGGATCGTTGAAATCGGCGAAACGCACTTCGATGCCGTACTGCGGAAAGGTGTGGGCGAACAGGTTGTAGGTGCCGCCGTAAAGTGTGCTCGACGAAATGATGTTGTCGCCGGCTTCGGCGATCGTCTGGATCGAGGCGGTGATTGCCGCCATGCCGGAGGCCATGGCCAGCGCGGCAATGCCACCTTCCATCGCGGCGACGCGCTTTTCGAGCACGTCCTGCGTCGGGTTCATGATCCGGGTGTAGATGTTGCCGGCGACCTTCAGGTCGAACAGGTCGGCACCGTGCTGGGTGCTGTCGAAAGCGTAGGACGTGGTCTGGTAAATCGGCACTGCCACGGCCTTGGTGGTCGGGTCCGGCGAGTAGCCGCCATGAACGGCAAGTGTTTCGATCTTCATGCGTGGTCTCTCTTTGTTTTAGGTCGGTAAAAAAGCAAGTCTAGCAGGCGTCGACCGCAGCGTGTTGGCGATCAAGGCGTTTGTCATTCGGCTGTGTTGCGGCGTGCCGGGCGAATCAGGAAGCGACCCGGATCGACGGCATTGACCAGATCGTTCTCCAGCGGCAACGGCGCACCTTCGATCTGGCTGACCAGCAAATCGGCCATCAAGGCTGACCACACGATGCCGCGTGCGCCGAAGCCCTGGACGCACCACAGGCCGGGATGGCGCGGCAGGTTGTGCAGGCGGGTATTGCTGCCAGCAGCCACCGGCAGCGGTACTGGGCCGACGATGGGCATGCGGTCCGGCGACATCGGGCGGAAACCGACGCGGCCATGCAGCGTTGCCGGATCGATGCCGGCAGCAAAGCCGGGCAGCATCAGGTTGAGGCGAGCCAGGTTTTCCTGGTGATCGGTCGGCCGTTCGTCTTTGAATTCATCGTCGTAGGAGAGTGTTGCGCCGGCCAGTTGAACGCCATCAACTTCGGGCATGGCGTAGCCGAGCTTGGTCAACACAACATCGAGGCCGGGCGTCGTGCCGGCTGGTAGATGGCTGACCTGACCACGCGCCGAAACCTGCGGCAGCCACGAAAACTGGCTGAAGCGCGGGGCAGCGATGCCGCTGGCCATGACTACAAGTGGTGCCTCGGCAAGGGTTTCGCCATCCTCGGCGAGTGCCTGCCAAACCGATTCTGTCCTGTTCAGGCGGTCGACCGCAGCATTGCAGCGCAGTGTGATGCGCTCCGGGAACGCGGCCAGCGCGGCGGCGCAGAGTGACGGTGGCTGGACCCAGCCGCCACCCGGAAACAACCAGCCGCCGGTATCGACCGGCCAACCGAGTTTCTGGCTGGCCGCTTCGCGCTCGATGAACTGGATGACTTCGGCCGGGAAACCGAGCGCTTCGACGGTTCGCTTCTGAAGTGCTTCGTGTTCGGCTTCGCGTCCGAGATGCAGCACGCCGCAAGGCGACCAACGCGCTTCGGGCAGTTGGGCGAGCAGGGCGCGTATCGCCAGATAGCCGGCGCGGGTCAGGCGGGAGAGCCGGTTGTCGTCGGCGCTGGGCAGTGGGCGCAGCATGCCGGCAATATTGCCCGATGCACCATCACCGGCGTTGGCCCGGCTTTCCAGCACCGTCACCTGCCAGCCGGCTGCCGCCAGCCGATGTGCCGTGGTGCTGCCGGCGATGCCGGCGCCAATGACAATGGCTCGACGGTCGGTCGGGCATGGATAGCGGTCGGGGCGGCGTGAGCGCAGGTGGCCGACCAGCATTTGGCGCTTGCCGGTAAAACCAGCTTGCTTGCGGACTTCGAATTCGGCGTCGCTCAAGGCTTGGCGGACATGGCCGGCAACGCTCCAGGTGGCCAGTGTGGCACCCGGAGCAGCGAGACGTGACAAGCCTTTGCAGAATTCCGGCGACCACATCTCGGGGTTTTTGGGGGGCGAAAAACCGTCGAGGAAAAAGGCATCGACCGAGGCGTCGACCGCGCGAATCTGCTGTGTGGCATCGCCGAAAATCAGGGTCAGCGTAACCTGGCCGCCATCCAGATGAATGCGGTGCGTACCGGGTACCAGCGCTGGCCAGTGACGGCGCAATTCATCGGCCAGATCGGAAAACTCGCGCCACGAGTGGTGGATGGTCGCAAGATCATCGAGCCGGAAGGGATGCTTTTCGAAAGAAACGAAATGTAGACGACGGCAACGTTGCGGATCGTCGCGCCAGGCGTGCCAGGTGGCGAGGAAATTCAGGCCAGTGCCGAAGCCGGTTTCCAGGATGACAAAGCGGTCGCGCCCTTGCCAGCGCTGCGGCAGTTGGTTGCCGGCGATGAAAATCTGCCGGGCTTGTGCCGGGCCGCCGAGTGCCGAGTGATAAACATCGTCGTAGGCCGCCGAATAAGGCGTGTCGTAAGACGACAGTTCGAAACGGGCAGGTTGGAGCGGAGTCACTAATGCAGCAGGGATTTGCCGGGATGGGTGCTTTGCGAGACGGCGGTGTGGTAATCGAGTGCCAGATTCCAGTCGGCCTTCTCACTGGCGGCTCGCAGCATCGAACACAGTACTTGCAGGATGCCGGCGGTCAGCTTGAGCTTGAAGCTGCGTTCGCGGCCTTCGGCCATGGTCAGCAGGGCAGCGCCTTCACCGTTTTCGCGCAGGAAGGCTTCGCTGGCGAGCAGCGGCTCCTTGCCCAGCGGATAGTTCACGTTGTCTTCGCGAAAAGGTTGCTCGAAACTCATCTGTTCGCCTGGCTCGCTGGTGTCGACCGAGGTGACGGGCGCGGCTGTGTTGGCCAGATGCCCGGCCAGCATGGCGGTCAAGTGCGGCCATAGTTCGCGCAGATAGCGCCGCGTGAAGTAGATGCGATACTCCTCGCTGTCCTGCGTTGAAACGCGGAGGAGGAGTCGATCCTGCACACTGTTGTTGGTGACCTGCAATTGTAATGTCGGCATTTCAGTCGATCCCACGCAGTACGTCGACCAGAATCAGTACCCGGCGAATGCCCTTTTTCGACCAGCGCTGGAAGCAGCCGGCGATGCCCGACAAGGTGCCGAGCAGTGGCAGTGCCCGGTGGATGACTTGCTTGATTTCCGGGTCGGGATTGGCCGTGAAATAACGGCCAAGCAATTCGGGCAGCAGGCGACGGGATTCGGCTTCATCCACCGGGCCGGCCAGCGAGATCGAGTTGAGGAAAAGAACGAGGTCGGCAGCCTGTGCCACGGTCAACGGCAGGAATTCGCCAAAATTCTCTTCAAAGTCGATGCGGTAGCTCAGGCCGTCCTGCTGCGTGATGTTCTTGATCTGGGCACCACCGTGCCATTGGCCGGCTTTGTGAAATTCGCCAAGTTCGGTGGCCAGACGGGACAATTCGCCACGCCAGGCGTCGGCAGTCCATTTTTCGAGCAGCGTCGCGACAACCGTGCCGCAAAATTCAAGGACGAAAAATTCAGGCGTGACCAAGGCCACGCGTGGTACGCGAACGCCTGCTGCCGCCAGCGATTGCAGACGGCGCGCCTCGAAGTCCATGCCGTTGGCCGCTTGCGACAGCGCCAGTGTGCGCATCGGCAGCGGCTGGCCGGTCAACCGCTTGACCAGCCAGCGCATGAACAGTGTCTGCGCCAGCTTGCGCGGCTTCTCGGCCAGTTTTTTGACCACATAACGCTGCCCCTCAAACTCGAAAACGAGGGCGCGGCTGTGATGGGTTGTCAAAGCCGTCCGGGCGGCGGCTTCGAGGGCTTGAGGGTTTTCGTTCATAGAAGCCCGATACGTGAGCGAGCGCAGGCGAGACAAGGCGCAAGCGACCGCAGCATAGCTGCGCTATGCAAGGTCGTTTGTAACGCCGTATCGCCAAGCGCAGCCACGTATCATTCCGGACGCATCGAGGGGAACAGGATCACGTCACGAATCGCCGGGCTGTCGGTCAGCAGCATGATCAGGCGATCGATGCCGATGCCGCAGCCGCCGGTCGGCGGCAGGCCATATTCGAGGGCGCGGATGAAGTCGGCGTCGTAGTACATCGCTTCTTCATCGCCGGCATCCTTGGCCTTCATCTGCTCCTGGAAGCGGGCGGCCTGATCTTCGGCATCGTTCAGCTCGGAGAAGCCGTTGGCGATTTCGCGGCCGACGATGAACAGTTCGAAACGCTCGGTGATTTCCGGGTTGCTGTCGGAGGCACGGGCCAGCGGGCTGACTTCGACCGGGTAGTCGATGATGAAGGTCGGTTCCCAGCACTGGGCTTCGGCACAGGCTTCGAACAACTGCAGTTGCAGGCTGCCGAGGCCGCCCGGCTTGACCTTCTCGCCGAAGGCATTGATCTTGGTCTTGAGGAATTCGGCGTCGGCCAGTTGAGCATCGGTAAAGGACGGCTGTTCGCGCTGGATGGCCTGGCAGATGGTCAGGCGATGGAAAGGCTTGGAGAGGTCGAGTTCGCGGCCCTGATAAACGAACACTTCCTTGCCCAGCGCTTCACGGGCGGCGTGGCGCAGCAGGCCTTCGGTGAAGTCCATCAGCGTGTGGTAGTTGGCATACGCCTCGTAGAATTCCATCATCGTGAATTCGGGATTGTGGCGCGGGCTCAAACCTTCGTTGCGGAAGTTGCGGTTGATCTCGAAAACCTTTTCGAAACCGCCGACCACCAGGCGCTTTAGGTAGAGTTCCGGTGCGATGCGCAGGAACTGCTGCATGTCGAGCGCGTTGTGATGCGTGACAAAAGGCTTGGCCGCAGCACCGCCGGGAATCGGATGCATCATCGGCGTTTCGACTTCCATGAAGCCGTGGCCGGTCATGTAGTTGCGGATCGACGAAACGATGGCTGAACGGGCGCGGAAGGTGAAGCGCGTTTCCTCGTTCATGATCAGGTCGACATAACGCTGGCGGTACTTCAGTTCCTGGTCGGACAGGCCGTGGAACTTGTCCGGCAGCGGGCGCAGCGACTTGGTCAGCAGGCGGATTTCGGCGGCCTGGATCGACAGTTCGCCGGTCTTGGTCTTCATCAACGTGCCGACGACACCGAGGATGTCGCCCAGGTCCCAGCCTTTGAAAGCAGCGTAGGCTTCCTCACCGACCTTGTCGCGTGCGACATAAATCTGGATACGGCCGGAAACGTCCTGCAGTGTGGCAAAGGAAGCCTTGCCCATGACGCGCTTGAGCATCATGCGGCCGGCAACACGGACTTCGATCGGCATGCCTTCGAGCTCTTCAGCCGTTTTCTCGTCGTAACCCTCGTGCAATTTGGCAGCGGTATTTTCACGCTGGAAATCGTTCGGGAAGGCTTGACCGGTCTTGCGCCATTCGGCCAGCTTGGCGCGACGCTCGGCGATGAGCTGGTTTTCGTCTTGCTGGACCGGGGCTTGCTGTTCGGCGTTGGACATGAAGAATCCTTGGAAAATGGGGGTTGCTGCGGTCGACCGCGTAAAACCCTGAATTTTCGCCGATTTTGCCTTCAAGCGACAAGCGTTGGTCGTCATTTATGCAAAAGGATTGCGGTGGAGGGGCGTGTTTGAGTGCTATATTGTGACGAATTCGTGGCGGGGGGCCGCGCAGTGAATATTCTTCTGGTCGACAACACACCGCTGTACCGCGATATCGTGCAACAGGCACTCGGTCGCTACCGCGGGATCAATCTGGTTTTTGCCGCTTCGGTCGAGGCTGCCCTGAAGCAGGCTGCGACACTGGATTTCCTGTTCTACATTCTTTCCTGGCAACTGTCCGATGGTGGCGGTGTCGAGTTGGCGCGCCGGTTGCGCGAGTCTGGGCAGGCGCCGGTTGAACCGATCGTCTTGCTGACCGCCAGCCCCAGTGC
The sequence above is drawn from the Dechloromonas sp. TW-R-39-2 genome and encodes:
- a CDS encoding EAL domain-containing protein gives rise to the protein MQCNDDSIAFLDDDEDVQAAGSTLGVWRLLIVDDDEDVHQATEFALRDVEILGRRLEFLHARSSNEAISVLRQTERVAVVLLDVVMESEDAGLKAIGRIRNELGLLNLRIILRTGQPGYAPELEAISSYDINDYKTKSELTRNKLFTAVTAAVRSYDQIERLDASRRGLELIIDGANRFIAEQGLQAFAAGVITQIAALLGVPPEGVMCVCAAPGADSQTPIGQKCTVLAAAGRYQEYINQHVAALENHELCDILDTCLSEQCHHATERGLALYFPGRQGRNFAAYVESGQSIHEPDRHLLEVFCANIAICGDNVDLVERLRQTAYVDGLTSLPNRAAQIEALDAGGLQGAVLALIDIDQFSETIDAFGYRFGDLQLQAIGRRLRAAMPPDVYLARVGGDVFSLCGGQDVVNPPLLREILADTFDSELGPQSISFSLGFVHVADAGVSGADLLRNAAIALKRAKVDGPGNEAYYTAEVAIQTRERVRLLQNLRQAFDSRRLFVVYQPQLGLPEGKIIGVEALLRWRNDEGQFVPPDQFIPVAEHSGLIIGVGAWVLRTALQAQQKFLAQGFRLRMAVNVSAIQFRHPGFLGMLEEAIAESGIEPSALELEITESVAMYGWGQVQERLQAIKDMGVSVAIDDFGTGFSSLSYLDRLPADCLKIDRSFISSLDASESGARIAEMVIQLGKRLGMRVLAEGVEQVEQLNTLIDLGCDEAQGWYYAKGMPEDELLDWLSQQSR
- the zapE gene encoding cell division protein ZapE, with the translated sequence MPHKKLNVSAQGMIDAYEALLDMRGYVADAAQMAAATALQNLYGNLLSFKVDRSSTFKRLLSPPKPPKGVYFWGGVGRGKSFLMDCFYESVPYRRKKRIHFHAFMQQIHRDLEQYKGEVDPVVKVAEQISREARLLCFDEFHVSDIADAMILGRLMEGLFRHGVIVVMTSNYPPDMLYPNGLHRESFLPTIALLNKHLDVFEVEAGIDYRLRALEQVEIYHHPADQAAEAKMLDYFRMVAGEEGKKGGTVEILGRQVETLRRGHGVIWFDFRTLCGGPRSQNDYLEIARGYHTVLLSHIPKMTQHQASEARRFTWLVDVFYDHKVKLIATADCAPELLYTEGTQASEFARTVSRLTEMHSREYLALPHITSA
- a CDS encoding bifunctional diguanylate cyclase/phosphodiesterase, which produces MSDVTDSPLLQKARAFEYANEALFITDAANSIIAVNRAFTRMTGYAPHDVIGQNPRVLASGQTSPDVYYDMWLALEKNDFWQGEVWDRRRDGSTYPKHLTISVVRNAAHEVENYVASFSDITERKQAADRMFHLAHHDGLTGLLNRTALEVQLQNALVYAQREKHQVGVLLIDLDNFKQVNDTLGHHVGDHLLLQVGRRLKDCVRANDPVARLGGDEFIVVLQDIESAMSVGAIASKIQRSLADAYQVDEYTLYATPSIGVSLYPIDGSDPDVLIKNADSAMYHAKAQGRNNFKFFAASMNAAAHERLKLENALRSALEGINSNQDSQFELYFQPQIHISSGKITGLEALARWSHPELGPIPPTRFIQIAEETGLIQPLGDWVFWEACRRLKEFKEAGVTNMRVAVNLSTQQLRHDNLPVVVRGALACYDLLPEELELEITESTAMQNPAATIAILEQLKDMGIVLAVDDFGTGYSSLSYLKHLPIHRLKLDRTFVKDIDTSREDAAICSATIVLAHSLGLDLVAEGVETTAQRDYLQNLGCDLFQGFLYSKPLPADQLLPFIREWNARIEGMQA
- a CDS encoding O-acetylhomoserine aminocarboxypropyltransferase/cysteine synthase family protein, which encodes MKIETLAVHGGYSPDPTTKAVAVPIYQTTSYAFDSTQHGADLFDLKVAGNIYTRIMNPTQDVLEKRVAAMEGGIAALAMASGMAAITASIQTIAEAGDNIISSSTLYGGTYNLFAHTFPQYGIEVRFADFNDPAAFEKLIDSKTKAVFCESVGNPLGNVTDFEKLAEIAHKHGVPVIVDNTVPSPYLCRPFEHGADIVVHALTKYLGGHGNSLGGIIVDSGKFPWAEHKTKFKRLNEPDVSYHGVVYTEALGAAAYIGRARVVPLRNMGAAIAPFNAFLILQGIETLALRMDRICENSLKIANFLKSHPKVSWVNYAGLPDHKDHALVQKYMGGRASGILNFGVKGTNCSGIEGGGKFQDALKLVTRLVNIGDCKTLACHPASTTHRQLSPAEMAKAGVSEDMIRLSVGIEHIDDLIADLDQALNAA